AATTGTTTTTTTAATTTTCTCAAAAATCGACTCAATTATGGGTGGTGAGTTCTGTGTTTCAGGGGAAGATTTTGACCTATCTTCATCTCAAATCTCAGTAAGGATTAATCTAGTCTTTTTTAACCCACTGATTTTTAGATGAATCTATTATCAAATGCAAACGTGAAGTTTACTGTTATGAACTTGTTATTAGATGGAGCTTGATCAGAAAGTGTCAATTGGTTCAACATGTAACAAATTGCCTCCTTTTTCTTCAAAATATCCATGGTTTATTCTTCAGAACCTCAAAGACGATAACAACGTTGATACAGAATTTTTTTCTACACTACATGACCCGTtgattaaatatcaatctcaaatcccCGAGTTTTACGGAAAACGCATCCGAGGTTGTTACCATGGCTGGTTGATTCTATCAAACCATCCGGATAATGTTTTGTGGTCTCTTTGGAACCCATTGACTTTGAAGATTGTACTTTTTCCCCCTTTAAGTTTGAAAGATGGAGATGGCGAATCTATTAGTGAATGTTTGTTGACGGCTCCTCCCGATGATCCCACTTCAGTCCTTTTATTAACGAGATAAATTGTAAAGGAAACAAGTTGAGATGGACTGAGATGTCATACGCTAGTCAACTCAAGAGAATAACATATGACGGTGAATTACTACATAGCCTAAGTTGTTGCAATGGTAAAATTTATGCCTTAAATTCCGACGGTTTTCTTTGTCGTATGGTCATACAGGTTAAGATTGTAATAAACGGCATAGGAGAAGTTGTGATTCAACTATTGATGTTTGGGGCTCGCCCTTGGTCCGGTTCCGTTCGTTATAGTTCTTATAACAGGGATACTTTTATTAGAGGATACGGAAAGGATTTGTTCTGCGTTGAAGTTTATTATCATGAGATAACTAAGAAAATTGTTGATGTCTCTTTGTTTCGATTAGACACCGGTATCGTAAAGTCGGAAGACTTGGCATGCCTCAAGAAATGGGACTTGAGTGATATGACAATGGACGAAGTCGAAGATGAAGACCAAGATGGCTTAGATATTACTCGAGTTATGTGGGAAGAAATTAATGACTTGAAAGACGCTTTCTTTTATCTGGATCTTGGTCGTAATGGCTCCATATATTATAACCCCGCAGTTGCCTCCGGTTTAGGGGGTTATATACACATTCGTGACGGGATGGGTGAAATACTACACTTGTACCATGTCAGAGATAGAACTATCATCTCTTCTCCCATGCCTTTGCGAGTGGTCTCAACAACCCGTGTGTTGATGTGGGAAGGAAGGTAATTATAACTTTTGTTGATTTGTTATGTCCATGTATCTATCTAATTACTCCATCCATCACATAATAATTGTCCTTCAACAACAAAAGAAAAAAGTTCAAATTTATGATAGATTGATGAATTAAGGTAAAAATTAAATTATTGaagaataataaataaaaagtttaatcgtttttattggttattTCTAGTAACTGACAATTTTTGAGACATACATTAAAATGGGACGGaaggatgattattattattattatgtccaTCTTATTTATTTCAATTGCATTGCAATGATGGTGAAAATTATAATGCTTGATCATTTAGGCTAGAAGACGATCGAGTCGAAGCGATTTGTACGAGTACCGTCGAAGAGGATGAGAGAGTAGTAACATTAGATAaggttttgaagaagaaggaggaggaggaggaggaggaggaggaggaggaggagggggAGGGGGAGGGGGAGGGGGAGGGGGAGGGGTTATGTTTCTCAGCACCACCTAATTCCTCCAATAACTGTATAGTTGCTGGATTTACAATTTACGAACGACGGTCGTATTTCATCTACTCTGTAGGAGGAGCTTGGGAACCATCATCTTGGCGTTTGGTTCTTATTGATGATGGTGATGAATATGATGATCTTAGATATTCGTTAACATTTATAGGCCGAGATCTTTACGCCTTGAATAAAGACGGAGAAGTCTTCGTTTTAAAAAATTTGGATAAACAAGATGTTCGAAAAACCCTTTTAGCCAAAGCACCACCGCCCATTAGTAGTAGTTGCGACTCACAATACTTCATGATGAGTTACGATGATGAACATCTTTTACTAGTCATTGTGGGTGATCAGTTTGGAGAAGTTGAGGTATTCAAGCGTAACGATGATGCGGATAAATGGGAGAAAATAGATGGTATAGGGAAGCACACAATCTATATTGGTGGTACAACATCTGTTTGCGTTGACGCCAAAACGCCAGATATGGAGAACAAGATCTATTTCCCACAGCTAGTGTGGTACTCACTTGAAACACACACGTATCAATCATCTGATGGGAAAATCATGAAAAAATGTTTAGGTGGTTTCATGGGAGTGAAAACTCATTTCAACTGTCATGCTTGGATACAACCAAGTTGGTGTTAATCATCTAGGTATTGTCAGTCATGTTTGTATTATTAATTTTTTCTTGTAAACTGTTTCTCATAAATGTTATGTTTGGTTTTTTGTATATTAGttgatttttttatttaaattgcTGTAACAAATTAGTTTGTTTCTCAAAGATTTTATGTTTGTCAAGCACTTTCAAAGGTATGGATTGTAAGTTTAAGGTGGCAATGATTGtcaaacatttttatttattttatttttatttattttttttgtatttgaGTTGTTGTCTGTTTAGCTCATGTTGTTTAGTTGTTGTTTGGTTAACTATTTGGTTGTTTTTTATTCATTAGAGTTTAATTTTATATTCACGATTTTATACTCACTTTAGTTCGTTTTTGTTTGTGGTCGGGTCAATGGTGGTTGTGGCACCAAGATATCAATATTAGAGATATAGATGATGAAAATTGTAAGTtgaatataattaatactaatagtagatttatgagcccgtgcgttgcacggggactcatCCGAAAACATTATATAGTATTTTGcaaatatatatgaaataacgaTATTATACGGTCATTTTTGTGAGTACTGTTATATAGTATTTTGCAAATGATCTGATGATATGATCAGATGAGTTACAAATGTGCAGCCCATGCGGAATGATTGAACCAACACGACGATCTACTTGATTTCAAAGATAAAGGATTGATCTTGTATTGAATAATTTGAATTTTGATACAATTGTATTGATCTCTTGATACAAAACTGATTGTGTTCTTATACACAAAGTCTATAACAGCTATATCTATATTAGGGATGGCTCCATAATACTTTTGGAACCCCCTATTACATTTTGGGAAAGAGAGTCTGATTACGCAGACTTTGATCCGTTAAGTTGGCTGTTAGCTTGTGATCTTGTGATCTTGTGACCTCTTGTGGCTTGTTCTCAGACGGGAAAGGATGAAATTACATTTCTGATCCCAAAAGTCAAATTACCTTAAACGGTAATTTGACTTTGTGCCGTGTTAGATGTTGCAGTTtatcactccccctcaagttgaatagtgggatcTTCAATGTTCAACTTGTCAAGCACATCGCTGAAGAGTCTCCCGTTGACAGATTTGGTAAGAATGTCGGCTAACTGATCTTCTGATCGAATTGACGGAAGAGAACTAATTTCATCATCTAGCTTTTGCCTGATAAAATGACGATCGACTTCAATATGTTTAGTTCGGTCGTGTTGAACAGGATTTTCTGAGATGGCTATGGCGGCTTCGTTATCACATAGGATTTGAATGGTTTCATTTGGACGAAATCCAATTTCAGTCAAGAGTTTTCGGATCCATAATGCTTTAACAACTCCTTTTGCTATCCCTCTAAATTCTAAATTCTGATTCGGCACTTGATAGAGAGACGACCTTTTGTTTCTTGCTTCTCCATGTAACTAAGTTTCCTCCTACGATTGTGAAGAAACCCGATGTAGATCTTTGAtctcctttttctccagcccaacttgcGTCTGTATAAATTTGAGTTCTAAGATGTCCATTCTTTTTAAAGACAACCCCATGGGTTGATGTCCCTTTTAGATATCGGATGATCCTCATTGCAGCTTCCAAATGATGAACCTGTAGCTGATGCATAAATTGGCTTACAACTccgactgcatgtgctatatctggtCGAGTATGAGCAAGATAAATGAGTTTTCCCACtatcctttggtattgccctttatcagTTAATTCAACATCATCTTCCATAAACAGCTTTTGGTTGGGAATCATTGGAGTTTCAGCTGGTTTACAATCAATCATTCCTGTTTCTGCAAGAAGATCAAGAATAtatttcttttggcaaataaatattccctgttgggatcgcAATACTTCAATCCCCAAGAAGTATTTGAGTCTgcccaaatctttcatttcaaattctttaaacaggtttagttttaagttagaaatttcctctttgtcatttcctgttattatcatatcatcaacataaataatTAAACATGTAATTAAATTTTCTTTTCGTTTAAAGAAaagagtatgatccgagttactttgtttgaaatcacattttttcataaataatgtaaatctcccaaaccaagcccgggAGGATTGTATTAGCCCATATAAAGattttttaagtcgacaaacttccccATTTTTGAAGGTTCCGGAGAATCCCGGAGGAGCTTCCATATAAACTTCTTCTTTTAATTCGCCATgaagaaaagcattcttcacatcaaattggtgaagtggccagtCTTCATTTGCAGCGATAGAGAAAAGAACTCTAATAGTATCAATTTTTGCAACCGGGGAAAAAGTCTCGGAGTAATCTATTCCATAGGTTTGAGTATATCCTTTGGAAACTAGAcgggctttgtatctttcaatagtGGCATCTGGTTTTTTTTAATTGTGAACACCCATCGGCTCCCTACAGGTTTCTTTCCTTGAGGAATGATACATTTTTCCCAAGTATTACTTTTGTTAAGAGCTTCTATTTCTTCTTTCATAGCCTTTCTCCATATCTCAGACTTTATTGCTTGGCCGACCGTAGCTGGTATCTTTTCAGAGTATAATGCGGCATTGAATTTTTGTGCATCGATTGATAAGTTTCCCTGTGCAATATTGGCAATGGGATATCTTGATCTTTGGGCTTCTTTCTCTGGAGAGTACCTTTTTGGTGGTACGCCTCTATTGGTTCGTTGTGGAAGTATGTATCTTTCTATAGGGTTGTTGACATTTGAGGGATTGGTCGTAATCGGTGTTTCTTGGTTTTCTAGGTTTGTAGGTTCGGaggttttgtaacatcccgcctttttccatttacttttacgttatactaatttaaactccgttatatgtttataacatctcccgttgatacgcgttttaaattatctcgtttaggtaattcacgcaccggaacgaaagttgagggactaaacttgtcaagggatcaaacccttgactaggtcaaagggtcaaacccctttcacccattcattatcatctccatctctctctctctttctctctagcaagaacacacacccatttaccaaattcattcaatcatcatctaaattcaatctaggaggcttaccacaaaataaattacatattcgtgatcctctcttcatcctcttcattttagtaccaacttcatctcgtttgggtaacatttctaaaactctagatttctctaaattcgtgtttttgacttgaaatggtgttagttagtgtctatggctcattgtgatgtcgtgtatgtaatttgtatgctcgatctcgttgttttagtataactagcatgaacttgaattttggtgtgttgttcttgaattttggatgatcatatgttgttagatgttaaaagttcatgttttaattgtgttcctagtatcactagcttcaatttgatgtgtaggttgcttgagaaaactccataaacttgattagtgatttttggtgaatttgggttagggtttgataagcttgaaatgaatagatgatacaatgaatgccatgaattattgttagtaagtagttagttgtattgtatgctcgattacctacaaaatggcatgtcatatgtatgcattgaatgcctaaatcattaaatgtgcattggtgagtttgaagcattaatgtgtgcattgaatgatcacttggtttgaaaactcggttgttacaaatgaggtttttgattgatgaattgtgtttagttgcattctacgtcaaaagagctttccaacgatataaggtgcgagtcctaagtgttagcggtttgtgttttatgcacaaaaaggttttggattgagacttgaacatttgggactggccaggcaccagcacccggcctttgccgcggcgcggcctttcctgtcgcggcgcgacatataagggggtcaggttctgacctccatgtccaaaatacgaaaaatgtttggcatactacggacctccgattcacatgaaacttgttctaacatgctcatatatgattaaaaacctcagaaaaatagttcgggacccgacccgaacatgttgactttttcgttgactttgacccgaccaagttgacttttaatcaaacttaaccaaatatttgtgcaatcgttctaacatgtttttatacatgtaccttgcatgaaacatgacaatttgattcacatgctattatgatcgagtcttaacgagccataggactaattgaacatctttgacctatcgtgtttaccgttattgatacaacctattgtttaggtcaagactagcattgttctttgcacacgtttacttgttgaagtactttactactcgtgcactcaaggtgagatcatagtcccacttttactctttttgaacttacatttgggatgaaaaaacataaacatttctttactaagtgaacacaagtacaggaaaacaaacattctacatacgagtttagaacaaaatcctcaattcgattatcattagttacacttgccaggtgtaagcgagaacttatgttgtatggatccatatgggtttgacaaaccctcattcaaacggttcgctaccgtttacgaatgaaatatattttcgagaaacagtgtatgttctagcactaagagatggggttcaatggaaggaatgttaagcattgataattgggtgctcgtgaaacaaacttttggaatgtattactattatttcattgatgcaaatcttgtggttcatttgtacttacttacttaaacctatgatttcaccaacgttttcgttgacagatttctatgtttttctcaggtccttgaacgatacatgatacatgcttccgctcattattttgatacttgcattggatgtcgagtatatatgcatacacagagcgtcttttggctacttttaaattgtgtcgcataagtttcatttgtacttataactttgtaacgtaacttgtggtggaactattctcgtaaactttgaacaatctttacatttgaaatgaatgcgacacatcttttggtcaaacgttgtttaaagacttatgaccacgtaacgggacctaagtagacggcgccgtcaatgacgattttgtcgggtcgctacagatggtatcagagcgttggttgtagggatttagagttcattggtgtcaaccccgagtcatagggtacattggtgagtctagactacaaccggcatatagacttgaagtaggaattacttgactacttgtgcatttatactcgaacgcttctactcatatctactcttagttcatcttaatctcacgttgtttaatttgattgacacgccaccttgactatatgaaatgatgtcgaatgcacatatgaatcagggtaatataatttccgggattatattacggtgactcatatgaacgttccgacattatgacataaagaatttaaggcgagtcgaggaaaaacttctctttatctttattctatatcacggttagaattattgagaatactaatcaatgatattcttgtgtcttgaaggaacaatggctcctcgtcgtgtacgccgcaatgaaactcccgaacaagctctcgaacggatgatagctaccgccgtagatgcggccatggccggtcactcatccaacaacaataataataacaaccacaacaacaacaacaacaacaacaacaacaacaacaatggagccggtaactca
This genomic stretch from Rutidosis leptorrhynchoides isolate AG116_Rl617_1_P2 chromosome 11, CSIRO_AGI_Rlap_v1, whole genome shotgun sequence harbors:
- the LOC139876090 gene encoding uncharacterized protein, with protein sequence MSYASQLKRITYDGELLHSLSCCNGKIYALNSDGFLCRMVIQVKIVINGIGEVVIQLLMFGARPWSGSVRYSSYNRDTFIRGYGKDLFCVEVYYHEITKKIVDVSLFRLDTGIVKSEDLACLKKWDLSDMTMDEVEDEDQDGLDITRVMWEEINDLKDAFFYLDLGRNGSIYYNPAVASGLGGYIHIRDGMGEILHLYHVRDRTIISSPMPLRVVSTTRVLMWEGRLEDDRVEAICTSTVEEDERVVTLDKVLKKKEEEEEEEEEEEEGEGEGEGEGEGLCFSAPPNSSNNCIVAGFTIYERRSYFIYSVGGAWEPSSWRLVLIDDGDEYDDLRYSLTFIGRDLYALNKDGEVFVLKNLDKQDVRKTLLAKAPPPISSSCDSQYFMMSYDDEHLLLVIVGDQFGEVEVFKRNDDADKWEKIDGIGKHTIYIGGTTSVCVDAKTPDMENKIYFPQLVWYSLETHTYQSSDGKIMKKCLGGFMGVKTHFNCHAWIQPSWC